One genomic window of Candidatus Eisenbacteria bacterium includes the following:
- a CDS encoding MFS transporter, which yields MTVRAPLAGLPYPRWRVFPPIALGVVMAALDAMVVNIALPTLQRRFAVPFTTIEWVVLAYTVTITGLMLSAGRLADLRGRRGVYATGLVLFTLASLLCGLSPSVHVLIAARVLQGVGGALVSANGSALLVSAFPLEERGRALGAFGAMVGVGLALGAPLGGLMIAHGSWRWIFLVNAPLGALALALLFARVPADRPAPAAPPLDLVAAALWCGALASLMLALSRGPESGWAATAVVGLFIAAGLLLVLFSAAEARSSHPMLPLKILFGPLGAAVSLTLIGQAVTVSVGLQVPLYLEEVLGYDAQRTGLWVAILPLAALLLAPAAGQLADRFGARLLTAIGMGATAAGLAVLAGLRTTMAWPLPVGLLLVGAGQGLFSVPNASALLSLVPHEQLGIASGLQGTTRNLGLSGGAAFVGAALASRYLAHAGRVLEGGSTPVDRIAFVAASHDAFVALTVIGLLGTLLAAMPRGRAVAAS from the coding sequence ATGACGGTGCGGGCGCCGCTCGCCGGCCTGCCGTACCCGCGGTGGCGCGTCTTCCCGCCCATCGCCCTCGGCGTGGTGATGGCGGCGCTCGACGCGATGGTGGTCAACATCGCGCTGCCCACCCTGCAGCGGCGCTTCGCGGTGCCGTTCACGACCATCGAGTGGGTGGTGCTCGCCTACACGGTCACGATCACCGGCCTGATGCTGAGCGCGGGCCGGCTCGCGGACCTGCGCGGACGGCGCGGGGTGTACGCCACCGGCCTCGTCCTGTTCACGCTCGCCTCGCTCCTGTGCGGGCTCTCGCCGTCGGTGCACGTGCTGATCGCGGCCCGCGTCCTGCAGGGCGTCGGCGGTGCGCTGGTGTCCGCGAACGGCTCGGCGCTGCTCGTCTCGGCGTTTCCGCTCGAGGAGCGCGGTCGCGCGCTCGGGGCGTTCGGGGCGATGGTCGGTGTCGGGCTCGCGCTGGGGGCGCCGCTCGGCGGCCTGATGATCGCGCACGGGTCGTGGCGCTGGATCTTCCTCGTCAACGCGCCGCTCGGGGCGCTGGCGCTGGCGTTGCTGTTCGCGCGCGTGCCCGCGGACCGGCCCGCGCCGGCGGCGCCGCCGCTCGATCTGGTCGCGGCGGCCCTGTGGTGCGGCGCGCTCGCCTCGCTGATGCTGGCACTTTCGCGCGGGCCGGAGTCCGGCTGGGCCGCGACCGCCGTGGTCGGCCTGTTCATCGCCGCCGGGCTGCTGCTCGTTCTTTTCTCGGCCGCCGAGGCCCGCTCGTCGCACCCCATGCTGCCGCTGAAGATCCTGTTCGGTCCGCTCGGCGCCGCCGTCTCACTCACGCTGATCGGCCAGGCCGTGACCGTGAGCGTCGGTCTGCAGGTGCCGCTCTACCTCGAGGAGGTGCTCGGTTACGACGCCCAGCGCACGGGTCTGTGGGTGGCGATCCTGCCGCTCGCGGCGCTCCTGCTCGCGCCCGCCGCCGGCCAGCTCGCCGACCGCTTCGGCGCGCGGCTGCTGACCGCCATCGGCATGGGAGCCACGGCCGCCGGGCTCGCGGTCCTCGCCGGGTTGCGCACGACGATGGCGTGGCCGCTCCCCGTCGGGCTGCTGCTGGTGGGCGCCGGGCAGGGGCTGTTCTCGGTTCCGAACGCCAGCGCGCTCCTTTCGCTCGTGCCGCACGAGCAACTCGGCATCGCCTCGGGGCTCCAGGGGACGACCCGGAACCTCGGCCTGTCCGGCGGCGCGGCGTTCGTCGGCGCAGCGCTCGCTTCGCGCTACCTCGCGCACGCCGGCCGCGTGCTCGAGGGCGGAAGCACGCCGGTGGACCGCATCGCGTTCGTCGCCGCCTCGCATGACGCGTTCGTCGCGCTCACCGTCATCGGCCTGCTCGGCACGCTGCTGGCGGCGATGCCTCGGGGCAGGGCCGTCGCCGCAAGCTGA
- a CDS encoding ABC transporter permease — protein MKTSFERAFIIARREYLTTVRRKAFIFSVLLTPALMFLSVMLSKSGSDDVRAHARQSRIVALVDSSGVFSTAPLRWDYVVPVGPAPASARRAAPVTAPKPEVVPITARRFADQQTALDSLDAGTVNTVLVVAGDFLRSGRLRRYEHDTRAFTASADDRMLRVWLTRSLLSAGVDSTRIDRVIGLGATTELLVPDRGGRYAVKDDTRELVAFLMPFALALLLGLAIVSGGQYLLQGVAEEKESRILESLLCTVTPNDLMVGKLIGLGGAGLTLVGVWLTFGILAASASLAIGPIDVSPMLVILAILYFLFGYLFYASLMTGIGAIANNLREAQQLAIVFTMMNFLPFYGLTKILNNPGSQITIGMSLFPPTAPTTMMMRLAVGTITGAAVPAWQIAASLGLLVLTSLAALVLSAKLFRLGLLLYGKTPNLPEILKILRQK, from the coding sequence ATGAAGACCTCGTTCGAGCGGGCGTTCATCATCGCGCGGCGCGAGTACCTGACGACCGTCCGCCGCAAGGCGTTCATCTTCTCCGTGCTGCTCACGCCGGCGCTCATGTTCCTGTCGGTGATGCTGTCCAAGTCGGGAAGCGACGACGTCCGCGCGCACGCCCGCCAGTCGCGCATCGTCGCCTTGGTGGACTCCTCCGGCGTCTTCTCGACCGCCCCGCTGCGCTGGGACTACGTCGTGCCGGTCGGACCCGCCCCCGCGTCCGCGCGGCGCGCCGCGCCGGTCACCGCCCCGAAGCCCGAAGTGGTGCCGATCACGGCGCGCCGTTTCGCGGACCAGCAGACGGCGCTCGACTCGCTCGACGCCGGAACGGTCAACACCGTGCTGGTCGTCGCCGGGGACTTCCTGCGCAGCGGCCGCCTCCGGCGCTACGAGCACGACACGCGGGCGTTCACGGCTTCGGCCGACGACCGCATGCTGAGGGTCTGGCTCACGCGTTCGCTGCTGAGCGCGGGCGTGGATTCCACCCGCATTGATCGCGTCATCGGGCTCGGCGCGACCACCGAGCTGCTGGTGCCGGACCGCGGCGGCCGGTACGCGGTGAAGGACGATACCCGGGAGCTGGTCGCCTTCCTGATGCCGTTCGCGCTCGCGCTGCTGCTCGGGCTGGCCATCGTGAGCGGCGGCCAGTACCTGCTGCAGGGCGTCGCCGAGGAGAAGGAATCGCGCATCCTCGAGTCGCTGCTGTGCACGGTCACGCCCAACGACCTCATGGTCGGCAAGCTGATCGGGCTCGGCGGCGCGGGCCTGACCCTGGTCGGCGTCTGGCTGACGTTCGGCATTCTGGCCGCCAGCGCCTCGCTCGCCATCGGACCGATCGACGTGTCGCCGATGCTGGTGATTCTCGCCATCCTCTATTTCCTGTTCGGCTACCTGTTCTACGCGAGCCTGATGACCGGCATCGGCGCGATCGCGAACAACCTGCGCGAGGCGCAGCAGCTGGCCATCGTCTTCACGATGATGAACTTCCTGCCGTTCTACGGCCTGACCAAGATCCTCAACAACCCCGGTTCGCAGATCACCATCGGCATGTCGCTCTTCCCGCCCACCGCGCCGACGACGATGATGATGCGGCTCGCCGTGGGCACGATCACCGGCGCCGCCGTCCCCGCCTGGCAGATCGCCGCGTCGCTCGGACTGCTCGTGCTGACGTCGCTGGCCGCGCTCGTGCTGTCCGCGAAGCTGTTCCGCCTCGGCCTGCTGCTCTACGGCAAGACGCCCAACCTGCCGGAGATCCTCAAGATCCTGCGCCAGAAATGA
- a CDS encoding ATP-binding cassette domain-containing protein: MLQVSSVRKIYDDRIVVNDVTFEVPQGEIFALLGPNGAGKTTLIRMITDIIKPDGGAITLAGKPAGDPGRPRIAYLPEERGIYKKVPVLEALSYYGELNGLGARGARQAAVALLEEFELAGWAKKQVTALSKGMQQKLQLCSALIGNPQLLILDEPFTGLDPVNVALLEDVLRRRRQQGTTVLLSTHQMNKVEQQCDRALMINRGHMVLYGRVGDIRRQHAEHAFDIEGGEIPGGLPGVRSREKVNGATRVTLDGSATPASLLAALLERKVAIESFSRVIPPLEDIFVHVVTAGVGLDKGRSGPPTVDLDPQLGGVR, encoded by the coding sequence ATGCTCCAGGTCAGCAGTGTCCGGAAGATCTACGACGATCGAATCGTCGTGAACGACGTCACGTTCGAGGTTCCGCAAGGCGAGATCTTCGCGCTGCTCGGACCCAACGGCGCGGGCAAGACGACGCTCATCCGGATGATCACCGACATCATCAAGCCCGACGGCGGCGCCATCACGCTGGCCGGCAAGCCCGCCGGCGACCCCGGCAGGCCGCGCATCGCCTACCTGCCCGAGGAGCGGGGGATCTACAAGAAGGTTCCCGTGCTCGAAGCGCTGTCCTACTACGGCGAGCTCAACGGGCTCGGCGCGCGCGGCGCGCGCCAGGCGGCGGTGGCGCTGCTCGAGGAGTTCGAGCTGGCCGGCTGGGCGAAGAAGCAGGTGACCGCGCTCAGCAAGGGCATGCAGCAGAAGCTGCAGTTGTGCAGCGCCCTCATCGGCAACCCGCAGTTGCTCATCCTCGACGAGCCCTTCACCGGGCTCGATCCGGTCAACGTCGCGCTGCTCGAGGACGTGCTTCGCCGCCGCCGCCAGCAGGGCACCACCGTGCTCCTTTCGACGCACCAGATGAACAAGGTCGAACAGCAGTGCGACCGGGCGCTGATGATCAATCGCGGCCACATGGTGCTTTACGGCCGCGTCGGCGACATCCGCCGCCAGCACGCCGAGCACGCGTTCGACATCGAGGGCGGCGAGATCCCCGGCGGACTGCCGGGAGTGCGCTCCCGGGAGAAGGTGAACGGCGCCACGCGCGTCACGCTCGACGGCTCGGCCACGCCAGCGTCGCTGCTCGCCGCGCTGCTCGAGCGAAAGGTCGCGATCGAGTCGTTCAGCCGCGTCATCCCCCCGCTCGAGGACATCTTCGTCCACGTGGTCACCGCCGGGGTCGGCCTCGACAAGGGCCGCAGCGGCCCGCCCACCGTGGACCTCGACCCGCAGCTCGGAGGCGTGCGATGA